The Bacilli bacterium genome window below encodes:
- the hisD gene encoding histidinol dehydrogenase, whose protein sequence is MRIVKAAEFSQARKVEYGSPEQNRMVREIIETVRAEGDGALIRYAEQFDKVKINQLRVSNEEIEAAYAQVDAPFLAAIRKAAANIRAYHERQKRVSWMDWQQDGTALGQIIRPLRRVGVYVPGGKAAYPSTVLMNVIPAQVAGVQEIVMVTPPATAGAAGINPYILVAAAEAGVREMYRVGGAQAIAALAYGTETIQPVDKIVGPGNIYVALAKRYVFGAVAIDSIAGPSEIVVLADDSANPAYVAADLLSQAEHDEMAAAILVTDSLKLAQEVKREVARQLDSLPRKAIAEKSLQTYGAILTAADMAEGIRTVNRLAPEHLELLVADPFKWVGQIENAGAVFLGPYSSEPVGDYLAGPNHVLPTNGTARFSSPLNVDDFVKKMSLIHYSAQALATNGADIMLLARHEGLEGHARAIQARLAQMPNTLRKEGE, encoded by the coding sequence ATGCGCATTGTGAAAGCTGCCGAGTTTTCGCAGGCGAGAAAAGTGGAGTACGGATCGCCCGAGCAAAACCGCATGGTACGGGAAATCATCGAAACCGTCCGGGCGGAAGGCGATGGCGCCCTGATCCGTTATGCGGAACAGTTCGACAAGGTCAAAATCAATCAACTGCGGGTTAGCAATGAAGAAATTGAAGCGGCGTATGCGCAAGTCGACGCGCCGTTTCTTGCGGCGATCCGCAAAGCCGCGGCCAATATACGCGCGTACCATGAACGGCAAAAGCGCGTTTCCTGGATGGATTGGCAGCAGGACGGCACGGCTTTGGGCCAAATCATCCGCCCGCTGCGCCGCGTAGGCGTGTATGTCCCCGGCGGCAAAGCCGCTTATCCATCAACCGTGTTGATGAACGTAATTCCGGCGCAAGTGGCCGGCGTGCAGGAAATCGTCATGGTGACGCCGCCGGCGACGGCGGGCGCGGCGGGCATCAATCCGTATATTTTGGTTGCCGCGGCGGAAGCGGGCGTGCGGGAAATGTACCGGGTTGGCGGAGCGCAAGCAATCGCCGCGCTCGCTTACGGAACGGAAACGATTCAACCGGTCGATAAAATTGTCGGTCCCGGCAATATTTACGTCGCGCTGGCGAAACGATACGTTTTCGGCGCGGTCGCCATCGACAGCATCGCCGGTCCGAGCGAAATCGTCGTCCTGGCGGACGACTCGGCCAACCCGGCGTATGTGGCGGCGGATTTGTTGTCGCAAGCCGAGCATGACGAGATGGCGGCGGCGATCCTCGTGACGGATTCGCTGAAGCTGGCGCAGGAAGTCAAGCGGGAAGTGGCGCGCCAACTGGATTCGCTGCCGCGCAAAGCGATCGCGGAAAAGTCGCTTCAGACATACGGCGCGATTTTGACCGCAGCCGACATGGCGGAGGGGATTCGCACCGTAAACAGGCTCGCTCCCGAGCATTTGGAATTGCTGGTTGCCGATCCGTTCAAATGGGTCGGGCAAATCGAAAATGCCGGCGCCGTCTTTTTGGGACCGTACAGTTCCGAACCGGTCGGCGATTATTTGGCGGGGCCGAACCATGTGCTGCCGACCAACGGTACGGCGCGTTTTTCCTCGCCGTTGAACGTCGACGACTTTGTGAAAAAGATGTCGCTTATCCATTACAGCGCGCAGGCATTGGCAACCAATGGCGCGGACATTATGCTTCTGGCCAGGCATGAAGGCCTGGAAGGCCACGCCAGGGCGATTCAGGCAAGACTTGCGCAAATGCCCAATACGTTGCGGAAAGAAGGGGAATAG
- the hisG gene encoding ATP phosphoribosyltransferase yields the protein MPRDLLKVAMPKGRIYKQAAKLFRDAGLPLPDDLDDTRKLILPFAEAGIEFIMAKPVDVPTYVEYGAADIGVTGKDVLMEENRRVYELLDLQIARCRMSVIGLPDWQPVLNPRVATKYPNVASRYFREKGQQVEVIKLNGSIELAPLIGLADRIVDMVESGQTIKENGLVELEQIHSITSRLIANRVSYRMKNERIQELCDLLQHVIPVQV from the coding sequence ATGCCGCGGGATTTATTGAAAGTGGCAATGCCGAAGGGAAGAATATACAAACAGGCGGCAAAGTTGTTCCGGGATGCCGGGTTGCCGCTGCCGGACGATCTGGACGATACGCGCAAACTGATTTTGCCGTTTGCCGAAGCCGGCATTGAGTTCATCATGGCGAAGCCGGTGGATGTGCCGACCTATGTCGAATACGGCGCGGCGGATATCGGGGTAACCGGCAAGGACGTATTGATGGAGGAAAATCGGCGCGTATACGAATTGCTTGATTTGCAGATCGCCCGCTGCCGCATGTCGGTCATCGGTCTGCCGGATTGGCAGCCGGTGCTGAATCCCCGGGTCGCCACCAAATATCCCAATGTGGCATCCCGATATTTTCGCGAGAAGGGACAGCAAGTGGAAGTGATCAAGCTGAACGGTTCCATCGAGCTTGCGCCGCTGATCGGGCTGGCCGACCGCATTGTCGACATGGTGGAGTCAGGGCAGACCATTAAGGAAAACGGATTGGTGGAACTGGAACAGATCCACTCGATCACAAGCCGCCTGATTGCCAATCGGGTCAGCTACCGGATGAAAAACGAACGGATTCAGGAATTGTGCGATTTGCTGCAACATGTGATTCCTGTACAAGTTTAA
- a CDS encoding ATP phosphoribosyltransferase regulatory subunit, with protein sequence MSLPKVFEKPPGMKDLLPAAVEKLRHIEHQVLACMQRWGYTQIMTPTLEYYDTVGLASSTANNKLFKLLDNRGTSLVLRSDMTAPIARVVASLLKDEPLPLRLSYHASVFRAIEEEAGRDSEFVQTGVELVGDASPEADAEMVALAIASLQAAGVKKFKIALGSVGFLNGLLASLLPGRETEQAELKEALQNRDFVGYRAALRRFNMNDKAYAELEGILRLRGGREICGQAEEITESATAKAALRHLCEVWAVLAAYGVCEHITIDLTMSGNFSYYTGMVMEGYAAGIGSPVLSGGRYDNLLTQFGRPAPATGFALETNRMMQVADIPAQSHIRALILYTADNREKAFQTAGELRSRGGYMVETLRVADKESAASAPNGGTGGQYAGKWYEEIWTFV encoded by the coding sequence ATGTCTTTGCCCAAAGTTTTCGAAAAGCCGCCGGGAATGAAGGATCTCCTTCCCGCAGCCGTGGAGAAGCTGCGCCACATCGAGCATCAGGTGCTGGCGTGCATGCAGCGGTGGGGCTATACGCAAATTATGACTCCGACATTGGAGTATTACGATACGGTTGGGCTGGCCAGCTCGACGGCAAACAATAAATTGTTCAAGCTTTTGGACAACAGGGGCACATCGCTCGTGCTGCGTTCCGATATGACGGCTCCGATTGCCCGGGTTGTGGCGTCGCTGTTGAAGGATGAACCGCTTCCTTTGCGTCTGTCTTATCACGCTTCGGTGTTTCGGGCGATTGAGGAAGAAGCCGGACGCGATTCGGAGTTTGTGCAAACGGGCGTCGAATTGGTCGGCGACGCTTCGCCGGAGGCGGACGCGGAAATGGTCGCGTTGGCCATCGCTTCTTTACAGGCTGCCGGCGTGAAAAAATTTAAAATCGCGCTTGGCTCCGTCGGATTTTTAAACGGGTTGCTGGCGTCGCTGTTGCCGGGCCGGGAAACGGAGCAAGCCGAATTGAAAGAGGCGCTGCAAAACCGCGACTTTGTCGGATACCGCGCCGCTTTGCGCCGTTTCAACATGAACGATAAGGCATACGCCGAGCTGGAAGGCATCCTGCGGCTGCGCGGCGGCCGGGAAATTTGCGGACAAGCGGAAGAAATTACGGAGAGCGCGACGGCCAAAGCGGCGTTGCGCCACCTGTGCGAAGTGTGGGCCGTGCTTGCCGCTTACGGGGTGTGCGAGCATATCACAATCGACTTAACGATGAGCGGGAATTTTTCTTATTATACCGGTATGGTCATGGAAGGCTATGCCGCCGGAATCGGTTCGCCCGTGTTAAGCGGCGGCAGATACGACAATCTGCTGACGCAGTTTGGCCGCCCGGCTCCGGCAACCGGATTTGCCCTGGAGACAAACCGCATGATGCAGGTTGCCGACATTCCGGCGCAAAGCCATATCCGCGCCCTTATTTTGTATACGGCAGACAACCGGGAAAAGGCGTTCCAAACGGCTGGCGAATTGCGGTCGCGCGGCGGCTACATGGTGGAAACGCTGCGCGTTGCGGACAAAGAAAGCGCCGCCTCCGCGCCGAATGGCGGAACCGGCGGGCAATATGCCGGCAAATGGTACGAGGAGATTTGGACGTTTGTGTAA
- a CDS encoding glycoside hydrolase family 3 N-terminal domain-containing protein: protein MPKTILYGAMAGIIIVLLALGSYLYVKKMSENAQNPPAKATPTTPAATSPTPSAPAPKTPEPDPIAAIMSALTLQQKIGQMIMPAAVTANGALAPSFAADLAKYGYGGVILFRDDMPDLPKTVALTDAIGKAAGALPPFIATDQEGGSVYRLTFGTSLPGNMALGAAHSRSGAYAAGSLIGEELSALGINTDFAPVLDVNNNPDNPVIGVRSFGADPQLVAKLGSAEIQGLHASGVIAAAKHFPGHGDTDVDSHLGLPVIPYDKSRLEKIELIPFKSAIAHGVDMIMAAHITFPALEQTTVVSRLDGSRITPPASLSHAVLTDLLRHELGYEGVIVTDSLQMKAVTDHFGSEQAAVMAVQAGADLLLMPQNPGDLVARLMQEVKSGAIPESRIDESVRRILTLKEKYGLFATAGRQTPLTEKIAQAQAKVASQAHRQTAQKLAENGVTLVKNERNTLPFTVQDNARLLILAPDNGTLQTMRRTVAQLLPDGHVRIDAFSYAGLAQMTPDMRQAAARSDYVLMATSNLTKAGKSGRFAADVVSGMRAQANRLAVMALDSPYDLAYIPNAPAYLAIYGSVANVNLDAGLRAVFGKYNPTGKLPVFIPDRLHGGNLYEIGAGLSY, encoded by the coding sequence ATGCCCAAAACGATTTTGTACGGTGCAATGGCCGGCATAATCATTGTGCTGCTGGCCTTGGGCTCTTATCTATATGTAAAAAAAATGTCCGAAAATGCGCAAAATCCGCCCGCGAAGGCCACGCCAACCACGCCCGCCGCAACTTCGCCGACGCCTTCCGCTCCCGCGCCGAAAACGCCGGAGCCCGATCCAATTGCGGCAATCATGTCCGCTTTAACCCTGCAGCAAAAAATCGGGCAAATGATCATGCCCGCGGCCGTGACGGCAAACGGCGCGCTCGCTCCTTCGTTTGCCGCCGATCTGGCAAAATACGGCTATGGCGGCGTCATCCTGTTTCGCGACGATATGCCCGATTTGCCGAAAACAGTCGCACTGACCGACGCAATCGGCAAAGCCGCCGGCGCGCTGCCGCCGTTTATCGCCACCGATCAGGAAGGCGGCAGCGTGTACCGGCTTACTTTCGGCACAAGCCTGCCAGGCAACATGGCGCTTGGCGCGGCACATTCCCGGTCAGGCGCTTACGCCGCCGGCAGCCTGATCGGCGAGGAACTGTCCGCTTTGGGAATCAATACGGATTTTGCCCCGGTGCTTGACGTTAACAACAATCCGGACAATCCGGTGATCGGCGTCCGGTCGTTCGGCGCCGATCCGCAGTTGGTCGCCAAGTTGGGCTCGGCGGAAATTCAAGGCTTGCACGCTTCCGGCGTAATCGCCGCGGCCAAACATTTTCCCGGGCATGGCGACACGGACGTCGATTCGCACCTGGGCCTGCCTGTCATTCCTTACGACAAATCAAGATTGGAGAAAATCGAGCTCATCCCGTTCAAAAGCGCCATCGCACATGGCGTCGACATGATCATGGCCGCGCATATTACTTTCCCGGCGCTGGAGCAAACGACGGTTGTTTCCCGATTGGACGGTTCCAGGATTACTCCCCCCGCTTCGCTGTCGCATGCCGTGCTTACCGATCTGTTGCGCCACGAATTGGGCTACGAAGGCGTGATCGTGACGGACTCGCTGCAGATGAAAGCCGTAACCGACCACTTCGGCAGTGAACAGGCGGCCGTCATGGCCGTGCAGGCGGGGGCGGATCTTTTGTTGATGCCGCAAAACCCCGGCGATCTCGTTGCCAGACTTATGCAAGAAGTCAAGAGCGGCGCCATACCCGAAAGCCGGATTGACGAGTCGGTCCGCCGCATTTTGACCTTGAAGGAGAAATACGGATTATTCGCCACCGCCGGGCGGCAAACGCCCCTCACGGAAAAAATCGCACAAGCGCAGGCGAAAGTCGCCTCGCAAGCGCACCGGCAAACCGCGCAAAAGCTTGCCGAAAACGGCGTGACGTTGGTGAAAAACGAACGGAACACGCTGCCTTTTACTGTTCAAGACAACGCCCGCCTCCTCATCCTCGCTCCGGACAACGGAACGCTGCAGACGATGCGGCGGACGGTTGCGCAACTTCTGCCGGACGGCCATGTGCGGATCGACGCATTTTCATACGCCGGCCTGGCGCAAATGACGCCGGACATGCGGCAAGCTGCCGCCCGTTCCGACTATGTGCTCATGGCCACGAGCAATTTGACGAAAGCGGGCAAAAGCGGCCGATTTGCCGCCGATGTTGTCAGCGGCATGCGGGCGCAAGCCAACAGGCTCGCCGTGATGGCGTTGGACAGCCCGTACGATTTGGCCTACATTCCGAATGCGCCCGCTTACCTGGCCATCTACGGCAGCGTCGCCAACGTGAATCTGGATGCCGGATTGCGTGCGGTGTTCGGGAAGTACAACCCGACCGGCAAATTGCCGGTGTTCATCCCCGACCGCCTGCACGGCGGCAACCTTTATGAAATCGGCGCCGGTCTTTCCTATTAA
- a CDS encoding 4'-phosphopantetheinyl transferase superfamily protein gives MRIVAIKCEPDLRFGAELVQSCLQTLPAARRERILRYKKEADRLRSLIGDAAVRMQASLCLSKAPSSLRFTANAHGKPALAEAGTFHFNVSHSGCWVVCAFARFPVGVDIERVRPIRFQIAERFFAAEEAAALRQLPEADRSDYFFDIWTLKESYIKLDGRGLALPLDAFWFRQERNGYVLADGPRKPVCVRHYAIDPHYKCAVCADHDELPKTADVTDAAELLRRYLRLCREF, from the coding sequence ATGCGGATAGTGGCCATCAAATGCGAACCGGATTTGCGTTTCGGCGCCGAGCTTGTGCAAAGTTGCCTGCAAACGCTGCCGGCAGCAAGACGCGAACGGATTTTGCGGTATAAAAAAGAAGCCGACAGGCTGCGTTCCCTGATCGGCGATGCCGCTGTCCGGATGCAGGCGTCATTATGTCTTTCGAAAGCGCCTTCCTCGCTTCGCTTTACTGCGAATGCGCACGGAAAGCCTGCGCTTGCCGAAGCGGGGACATTTCATTTTAATGTTTCCCATTCCGGCTGCTGGGTCGTTTGCGCATTTGCCCGCTTTCCGGTCGGCGTCGATATCGAACGGGTGCGCCCGATCCGTTTTCAGATCGCCGAACGTTTTTTTGCCGCTGAAGAGGCCGCCGCTTTGCGGCAACTGCCGGAGGCGGACAGATCGGACTATTTTTTCGATATTTGGACGCTGAAGGAAAGTTACATCAAGCTGGATGGGCGTGGGCTCGCCTTGCCGCTTGATGCGTTTTGGTTTCGCCAAGAACGGAACGGATATGTGTTGGCGGACGGCCCCCGCAAACCGGTTTGCGTACGCCATTATGCCATTGACCCGCATTATAAATGCGCCGTCTGCGCGGATCATGACGAGCTGCCGAAAACGGCGGATGTAACGGACGCCGCCGAACTGCTGCGGCGGTATTTGCGGTTATGCCGGGAGTTTTAA
- a CDS encoding acyltransferase, with amino-acid sequence MRNTRRYPVEGPNSLWQIYKTVSLWKAIKNFIIVQICRYSPSLRLKNWLYRHALGMKVGENTAFALMTMVDVFYPELIHIGRNTIIGYNTTILAHEYLIREYRLGEVHIGSNVMIGANCTILPGVVIGDNAVVGAGSVVHKDVAAGSFVAGNPLTVIRENLSEKGS; translated from the coding sequence ATGAGAAACACCCGCCGTTACCCGGTTGAAGGACCGAATTCGCTCTGGCAAATCTACAAAACGGTCAGTTTGTGGAAAGCCATAAAAAATTTTATCATCGTGCAAATCTGCCGCTATTCACCGTCCTTGCGCCTGAAAAATTGGTTGTATCGGCATGCGCTGGGTATGAAAGTGGGGGAGAACACGGCGTTCGCGCTGATGACAATGGTTGATGTGTTTTATCCCGAGTTGATACATATTGGGCGGAATACGATCATTGGCTATAATACCACGATCCTCGCGCATGAGTATTTAATCCGTGAATACCGGCTCGGGGAAGTGCATATCGGCTCCAACGTGATGATCGGGGCCAACTGCACCATTTTGCCCGGCGTTGTAATCGGCGATAACGCTGTTGTCGGCGCCGGCTCCGTTGTGCATAAAGACGTTGCCGCCGGCTCGTTCGTGGCGGGCAATCCGCTGACCGTAATCCGTGAAAACCTGTCTGAAAAAGGAAGCTAA
- the lgt gene encoding prolipoprotein diacylglyceryl transferase, whose translation MHDLASHLNPVALTLGLIEIRWYGIILGIGALAGLLLAIREGKRFGIHQDFFMDLLLIGAPSAIIGARIYYVAFSWQDYRNNLAEVFKIWHGGIAIYGALIGAVVAGYFYVRRKGYNFWRIVDICAPSLIIGQIIGRWGNFMNQEAHGGPVSEAFLRHTLHLPDFIVKQMNIDGTYYHPTFLYESVWNIAGLLILFYLRRRPFLRSGELFFSYIIWYSLGRFFVEGLRTDSLAFTGPDWLAGLMQALWSPMRLLFEPGIMYYGNVRISQLLAVLLIIAAIALIVWRRKSGLAKERYLDPIVSRFSFVEQKR comes from the coding sequence ATGCATGATCTGGCTTCCCATTTGAACCCGGTTGCGCTAACCCTTGGCCTGATTGAAATTCGCTGGTACGGCATCATTTTGGGCATAGGGGCGTTGGCCGGGCTGTTATTGGCGATTCGCGAAGGCAAGCGTTTCGGCATTCATCAGGATTTCTTCATGGACTTGTTGTTGATTGGCGCCCCTTCCGCCATCATCGGCGCCCGGATTTATTATGTCGCGTTTTCATGGCAGGACTATCGCAACAATCTGGCCGAGGTGTTCAAAATATGGCACGGCGGAATCGCCATTTATGGCGCGCTGATCGGCGCCGTCGTTGCCGGTTATTTTTATGTTCGGAGAAAAGGCTATAACTTCTGGCGCATCGTCGATATTTGCGCGCCCAGTTTGATCATCGGCCAGATCATCGGCCGCTGGGGCAATTTCATGAATCAGGAGGCGCACGGCGGCCCGGTAAGCGAAGCGTTTTTGCGCCATACGCTGCATCTGCCCGATTTTATCGTAAAGCAAATGAATATTGACGGGACGTACTACCATCCGACGTTTCTATATGAGTCCGTGTGGAATATCGCTGGGTTGCTGATTTTGTTCTACTTGCGCCGCCGGCCGTTTTTGCGCTCCGGCGAACTGTTTTTCAGTTACATCATCTGGTATTCGCTTGGCCGCTTTTTTGTCGAGGGCCTGCGCACGGATAGTCTGGCGTTTACCGGACCCGACTGGTTGGCCGGATTGATGCAGGCATTATGGTCGCCGATGCGCCTCTTGTTTGAGCCGGGTATTATGTATTACGGGAACGTCAGGATCTCCCAATTGCTGGCTGTTTTGCTGATCATTGCGGCAATTGCGCTGATTGTATGGCGCCGCAAGAGCGGGCTCGCCAAGGAGCGCTATCTGGATCCGATCGTTTCGCGGTTTTCGTTTGTGGAGCAAAAGCGATGA
- the hprK gene encoding HPr(Ser) kinase/phosphatase, with product MPKKLKVSELVQRFNLEVVCGESGLKRPITVADLYRPGLEIAGYYNYHPKERIQILGKTELTFLETLSSAAKRERMSKLCEEETPCVLISRGQDVPPELLETAERREFPVLRSPVATTILASRITSFLENRLAPTTTIHGVLVDVYGVGILIIGGSGIGKSETALELVKRGHRLIADDAVEIRQTADNVLLGNAPELIKHLLEIRGVGIINVMTLFGAGAIRSEKKITLVIKLETWQEDKMYDRLGIDEETTRIIDTDLPLVTIPVRPGRNLAVIIEVAAMNFRLKRMGFNAALQFTNKLTETINEELDEFE from the coding sequence ATGCCGAAAAAGTTGAAAGTGTCCGAGCTCGTACAACGATTCAATCTGGAAGTCGTGTGCGGCGAATCCGGATTAAAGCGCCCGATTACCGTAGCTGATTTGTACCGGCCGGGGTTGGAGATCGCCGGTTACTACAATTATCATCCGAAAGAACGCATCCAAATATTGGGGAAAACCGAATTGACGTTTTTGGAAACGTTGAGCTCGGCGGCAAAGCGGGAAAGAATGTCCAAGCTGTGTGAAGAGGAAACCCCGTGCGTCTTGATCAGCAGGGGGCAGGATGTGCCGCCCGAACTGCTGGAAACGGCGGAACGGCGCGAGTTTCCGGTATTGCGCAGCCCGGTGGCCACAACGATTTTGGCCAGCAGAATTACCAGCTTCCTGGAAAACAGGCTGGCTCCGACAACGACGATTCATGGCGTATTGGTCGATGTGTACGGCGTCGGGATTTTAATTATCGGCGGAAGCGGGATCGGCAAGAGCGAAACCGCGTTGGAACTGGTGAAGAGAGGCCATCGCTTAATTGCCGATGACGCCGTGGAAATTCGCCAAACCGCGGACAACGTCCTGCTCGGAAACGCTCCCGAACTGATCAAACATTTGCTGGAGATTCGCGGCGTCGGCATTATTAACGTCATGACGCTTTTTGGCGCGGGTGCGATTCGCAGCGAGAAAAAAATCACATTGGTCATCAAATTGGAAACCTGGCAGGAAGACAAAATGTATGACCGTTTAGGGATCGATGAAGAGACGACAAGAATCATAGACACGGATTTGCCGCTTGTGACCATTCCCGTGCGCCCCGGGCGCAACCTTGCCGTCATCATCGAGGTTGCCGCGATGAATTTCCGGCTGAAAAGAATGGGCTTTAACGCCGCGCTGCAGTTTACGAACAAATTGACGGAAACAATCAATGAAGAATTGGATGAATTTGAATAG
- the ugpC gene encoding sn-glycerol-3-phosphate ABC transporter ATP-binding protein UgpC produces MAGLRLNNVYKIYPGSETPSVSDFNLEIKDKEFLVLVGPSGCGKSTTLRMIAGLEEISKGELYIGDRLVNDVAPKDRDIAMVFQSYALYPHMNVYQNMAFGLKLRKFKKADIDRRVREAAKILDIEHLLDRKPKALSGGQRQRVALGRAIVREPQVFLMDEPLSNLDAKLRVQMRAEISKLHKRLETTIIYVTHDQTEAMTMGDRIVIMKDGVIQQAASPEDVYNYPVNLFVAGFIGSPAMNFINGQLQESAGQLLFKAEGISVPIPEGKAATLREKGYANKEVILGIRPEDIHQEPIFLEASPQSVVNVFIEVAENLGHEMFLYINGVGKDTIIARVDGRAGLKEGTNVKLALDMNKIHVFDKETEKSIFYGE; encoded by the coding sequence ATGGCAGGATTGCGCTTGAACAACGTTTATAAAATTTATCCGGGTTCCGAAACGCCGTCCGTTTCCGATTTCAACCTGGAAATTAAGGACAAAGAGTTTCTTGTTCTCGTAGGTCCGTCCGGTTGCGGCAAATCCACAACTTTGCGGATGATTGCCGGCCTGGAAGAAATCTCCAAAGGCGAACTGTACATTGGCGACCGCCTTGTGAACGATGTTGCCCCGAAAGACCGCGATATCGCGATGGTGTTCCAGTCTTACGCCTTGTATCCGCATATGAACGTTTATCAAAACATGGCCTTCGGTTTGAAATTGCGCAAATTTAAAAAGGCCGACATCGACCGCCGCGTTCGCGAAGCGGCCAAAATTCTCGATATCGAGCATTTGCTGGATCGCAAACCGAAAGCGTTGTCCGGCGGTCAGCGCCAGCGTGTCGCCTTGGGCCGCGCGATTGTGCGCGAACCGCAAGTGTTCCTGATGGACGAACCGTTGTCCAACCTGGATGCGAAATTGCGCGTACAGATGCGCGCCGAAATCAGCAAACTGCACAAACGTCTGGAAACGACGATCATTTACGTTACCCACGACCAAACGGAAGCCATGACGATGGGCGACCGTATCGTTATTATGAAAGACGGCGTTATTCAACAGGCTGCATCTCCCGAAGATGTTTACAACTATCCGGTTAACCTGTTCGTCGCCGGCTTCATTGGATCGCCCGCGATGAACTTCATTAACGGCCAACTGCAGGAAAGCGCCGGCCAACTGCTGTTCAAAGCGGAAGGCATTTCCGTTCCGATTCCGGAAGGGAAAGCCGCTACACTGCGGGAAAAAGGCTACGCCAATAAGGAAGTCATCCTGGGCATCCGCCCGGAGGACATTCATCAGGAGCCGATCTTCCTGGAAGCTTCTCCGCAAAGCGTCGTGAACGTGTTCATCGAAGTTGCCGAAAACCTGGGCCACGAAATGTTCCTGTACATCAACGGCGTCGGCAAAGATACGATTATCGCCCGTGTTGACGGCCGCGCAGGTTTGAAAGAAGGAACGAACGTGAAACTGGCGCTCGATATGAACAAGATTCACGTCTTTGACAAGGAAACGGAAAAGTCCATTTTCTACGGAGAATGA
- a CDS encoding helix-turn-helix domain-containing protein — MDWEQVKNELERLLDMRFAYGHIPLKEWKRLSDPTGGEFVTIDSTTHFYLQPEHDETLQTLAINEALLTRTEKRLIAMALTAHRSSREKWQFFRRRDDGKFAELREWINDHLEAGNIAAELPECYRSVSAFYASKVPLLLVVGESEQKHAKSESLPALLESYFAAEVTIIPLKDMEWLILGPPEIIDASDETDANPGEELLRLEESLQELAQGLYEMMISEWGEDCHVAVSYPFVPAKKLLSVIAELRESISLGKSFHLGANVHLPWKLVLDRLLNAVPEREKERYIERVWKNLDHVLDSEMLKTLEQFFELNCNVSETAKTLYIHRNTLLYRLDRLKQEIGMDVRIFSDAVLVKLALMLIKAAKHTV, encoded by the coding sequence ATGGATTGGGAACAGGTAAAAAATGAGCTCGAACGATTGCTGGATATGCGTTTTGCCTACGGGCACATTCCGCTGAAAGAATGGAAGCGTTTATCCGATCCGACCGGCGGGGAGTTTGTCACCATCGATTCCACAACTCATTTTTATCTGCAGCCGGAACATGACGAAACGTTGCAAACGTTGGCTATCAATGAAGCGCTGTTGACCCGAACGGAAAAGCGGCTCATTGCCATGGCCCTTACGGCGCATCGCTCTTCCCGGGAAAAATGGCAGTTTTTCCGCCGGCGGGATGACGGGAAATTTGCCGAACTGCGCGAATGGATAAACGATCATCTTGAAGCGGGAAATATCGCCGCCGAACTGCCGGAGTGCTACCGTTCGGTTTCGGCTTTTTACGCGTCCAAAGTGCCGCTTTTGCTTGTGGTGGGAGAATCGGAACAAAAACATGCGAAAAGCGAAAGTTTGCCCGCATTGCTGGAATCTTACTTTGCCGCGGAAGTGACGATTATTCCGCTCAAAGATATGGAATGGCTCATTCTCGGTCCGCCGGAAATCATCGATGCTTCCGACGAGACGGACGCGAATCCGGGTGAAGAACTTTTGCGCCTGGAAGAATCGCTGCAAGAGCTTGCCCAGGGTTTGTACGAAATGATGATCAGCGAATGGGGCGAAGATTGCCATGTGGCCGTTTCGTACCCGTTTGTGCCGGCCAAAAAATTGCTGTCCGTCATTGCCGAGCTGCGGGAATCTATCAGTCTGGGCAAATCGTTCCATCTTGGCGCGAACGTCCATCTTCCCTGGAAACTCGTCCTGGACCGGTTGCTCAATGCTGTGCCGGAACGGGAAAAGGAGCGCTATATCGAGCGTGTTTGGAAAAACCTCGATCATGTCCTGGATAGCGAAATGTTGAAAACACTCGAGCAGTTTTTCGAATTAAACTGCAACGTAAGCGAGACGGCGAAAACGCTTTACATACACCGGAACACGCTGTTGTACCGGCTCGACCGGCTCAAACAGGAAATCGGCATGGATGTTCGGATTTTCAGTGACGCGGTGCTGGTGAAACTGGCGCTGATGCTGATCAAGGCGGCGAAGCATACGGTATAG